CCGTAAAAGGCGGGTTATTGACTCTGGCTGTTTTCCTGGCCTCCCGCACCGCTCTTCCTGTCTGGTCGTTGTTTTTCAGTCTGCTCACCCTGCTTCTTGTGACCTTCGTCCTGTTACATGCCCTTTTTATACCCAATGGCCATCAATCCCTCCCTGTGCCTCAGAAAACGGACCTGGGCCTCCAGGCATTGTTCCTGCAGAAAAAGTGGCATAGCCCGCTGTTTTTTATTTTTATTTACAATCTGACTGATGCTCAGATTCAAAAAATGCTGCCGCTTTATTTGGTTGATCCTCAGGGCATGGGGCTGTCGTTGCCGCAATTTGGGATGCTTTATGGGATTTTTGGCAGTCTGGCGCTGATTTCAGGCATTTCCGTGGCCGGGTATCTGTCAAGCCGATGGGGTACTTCGTCCTGCCTTAAGAAGTTAACATTCCTCATGATTCCTGGTCATTTGTGTTTTTTTTTAATGACCCATGTCCACGCCCATCCCTTGCTGTGGGGATTCGTTCTGCTTGGGCAGCTCATCGCAGGACTCCTGAGTGGCGCCTACATGACTTACCTCCTTCGCGTTGCCAATCAAAGCCCTTACCCCATGTCCATGTACACGCTGTGCACCTCCATTATGGCATTGAGCTACATCGTGTTTGGCGCCCTGAGCGGCTTCATTCAACACCTGATGGGGTACTCCGGCTTTTTCTTAGCCATGCTCAGCGCAAGCAGTTTTCCCTTGCTTAACACCTGCAAAATGCTTAGGCAACCCTTACCAATGTCCCCTGATCAATCCGGCCAGGGCCTGCGACAATCGCGTTAAATTTTGCTAGACTGATTGTTTGTTTCTTATTGCTTATGCCAGTTAAGGAGATCAGCATGATTCCAGTCAAAGGATACGCCGCACAAACGGCCAAAGCCCCCCTCACCCCGTATGCATTTGAACGACGCGAGGTGGGTGAGCAGGACGTGCTGATTGATATTCAATTTTGTGGCATTTGCCATTCCGACATCCACCAGGCCCGCGAAGAATGGGGCGGCGCCTTGTTTCCCATGGTGCCTGGCCATGAAATCATAGGGGTTGTCAGTCAAATCGGCGCAAAAGTTACTCGATTCAAAGTCGGCGAGCGGGTGGGTGTGGGTTGTTTTGTCGATTCCTGCCGGCGGTGTGTCAACTGCCAGGATGGATTGGAGCAATTCTGCAGTGAAGGCATGACCACCACTTACAATAACATGGAACGCGACGGCAGCCGCTTGACCCAGGGCGGTTATTCTTCGCGCATTGTTGTCGATGAACATTACGTGCTGCGTATACCAGACAATCTTCCCCCCGATGCCGCAGCACCGCTGCTTTGTGCCGGGATTACCCTTTATTCACCACTCAAACACTGGAAAGCCGGGCCTGGCAAAAAAGTGGCTATCCTTGGTCTGGGCGGTTTAGGTCATATCGGGGTTAAAATTGCGCATGCCCTGGGTGCGGAAGTCAGTGTACTCAGCCACTCATTAAGCAAGGCAAACGATGCCAAACGCTTAGGCGCCGATGCCTTTTACGCAACCACGGATGCCAAAACATTCACGCAGCTGGCAGGTACCTTTGACCTGATGATCAATACCGTCTCTGCCAAAATCAACTGGAACGATTACCTGAAACTGCTTAAACGCGATGGCACCATGGTCATTGTCGGGATTCCGGAGCACGATATCCCGGTCAAAGCCCTGTCACTCATCGGCGGCAGAAAAAGCCTCGCGGGCTCCCTCATTGGCGGTATTCAGGAAACGCAGGAAATGCTCAATTTTTGCGGACAGCACCAGATCGTCTGTGACATTGAGCGCATTTCAATTCAGCAAGTGAATGAAGCCTATGAGCGGGTGATTAAAAGCGATGTGCGCTATCGTTTTGTGATTGACATGGCGAGTTTATAACACCCTGACTGTGTTGTTTTTCAACAGCCAGGTGACTATACTAGGCCGTCTTCACTGATCAAGAGCATGTGTATGAATCCTGATATTCTTGTTATAGGTGCCGGGCCTATTGGATTGTTAAGCGCCATTGAAGCGAAATTACACAATCCTGAGGCAGAGGTTGTTATTTTTGAACGCAATAAAGAATACACCCGCCATCATACCCTGTTAGTCGACCGCCGCGCGTTTAACGGATCTCACCCCTGATGAACGCCTGCAAGCTATTGTAAAGGATTTTCATGGTCCTGTGCCCACCTCGACTATCGAAAGCAAACTCAAGCAGTTAGCCGATGAGTTGAGGATTCCCATTGAATACGAAAAAATCGACGATCCTCAGACGCTCCTTGAACGGTTTCCGTCTGCCCACACCTTGATTGGGGCGGATGGCGCACACAGCACCGTCAGAAAAAAATTCTTTGACGATAAAAAATCAGTCGATAAGAATCTGCAATACATTGTTGAAGTGAAATACCATGTTCGCGGCAAAACCAAACCGATTCCGCTCACCACTTATGCTCCTGCGTTAAGCCAGACTGAGCATTTCGTATCCGAACAGATAGGACGTAAGAAAAACGGTAAAACCCCCGTCTCTCTTTTCTTTTTTGTGGACAAAGACACTTATCAGGAGGTGTATGCCAAAAAGAAACTAAAACTTAAGGATTTTGTTCAACCTGAAACCCGCAACATGACGCGGTTGGCCAACAGCATCCGCCCCTGGTTGGCGCTTCGCCGTGAAGCACTTAAAGACCAGTTGGTCGAAAACAGCGAAGCCATAGCCGGTGTGGAACTGTCGACCTATTGCACCGCCACCTTCGCCAAACAATTACCTGGCAACAAACGTGTCATTCTCTTGGGCGACGCAGGCTCAGGCGTGCCGTTTAACCGTGCCTTCAACGCCGGTGTGGAACGCACCATCCTCGCGGCAAAATCGCTGGCCTTTCCTCCTCAGGCAGACGAGGAACAACGCATCAAAGCCATTAATACCGCCCTGCATGAGCAGGTACAGAACGAGATACGGCGCGCGAATCGCACCAATCACAAAGTGCAATTTGGACGATTCCTCGGTGATGTCAAACGCGGCCCTTCCTACGCCAGCGCCGCGACCTTGCTGGATGAAGGCTTACTCGCAGACATGCAGAATGCACGAGTTGAACAGCCCTCGTTTGCCAGCCGCCACCCGCGTGCCATGACCACCTTCGGCGTCTGGCTGGTACTCACTGTGGTTGCACTGGTGGTCTTCCCGTTTCTTTTTGCATCGATTTATACCGCCATTGCCGCGGCGATTCTACTGCCCCTGGCTGTCATTGCTCTGGGTGTCGCCTTGTTTCAAGGCCTGTCCTATTGCTTTAAAGCCGATGAGGCAGACGACCAGCAGCCAGAGCCCCTGCCCTTCCCCTGGGAAGAAACGCTGTCTGAAGAACAGGTTCAACAAATTCAGCAGGAACGACAGTTGGATCAGGCTAAATCGGCATTAAAAGACGATAAGGCCTATCTCGAGATTAAACAAAAGATAAAGGAAGAAAAAGAATCATTGAGTAGACTAAGGGATCATCGTGAGTTTGTGGCAACCACTGAAAAGCCTCATGGCCCTCTGGTGAGCGTATCTCTTCCCATGTTATTTCCTGATGCGAGAGTGCACTTTCCTCCCGCGTTGCAGGAACAGCCCCCTTCGGCCGAGGAGATGAAAGGCCATGAAAAGCGATTGAAGCAAATTGATGGGGACATTGAGAAGCATGAGCGCGAGTTAATGACCTATAAATTAAAGAAACTGGGCCTGCTGAAACAAAAAATGTCCCCTTCAGATGGCAAACAGGAAGTGCCCGTAAACTTGCAATTCAACGCCTGATTTTCCTCCGGCTGCAGGCAGAACCGCCTGCAGCTGCCCGAAACCCGCGGTATTTCAACCTTAAAAAAGATTAAAAAATAAACTTTTTGCAAAGTATATGCAAATTTAGTGTTAATCCTTTCACCCTTAAGACTCTCTTAAGACAGCAAGTCTTACCATGAACTTACTGATTTTAATTAACGAGAGTAGTACCATGAAAACCAACGGCAAAAGCGAAAAAACAAGCTTCCTTAAAGACTTTAGTAAGGCCATCCTTGGCAACTTTACTCAGGCCATGGAAGTCCGAAGTATAAAGAATGAATCCGGAGCCGATTACCCGGGTTACCATTGTCCGCAACGCAAGGACTTAAATGACCAGTTGAAACAATTTGGCCCTGACCATCACCAATCCATTGCTGACATCAATGACGGCCATGACATGGTTAAAACCCCTCTGGATCCTTTAGCTAAAAAATCCTTGTTAGATCAGGTAAAACAAAACCACGAAGAAGGCTTATCGCCTTTCCAACCCCATGCCCACAGCCAAAGCCAGGAAAATCAAAACGCCTATGCTTTTTTCCAGGCGAGCAAGAAATCCCATCGCGCGGAAAATCTGGCTGGCGCCTTTATTCACTTTTGTAAGGGCTTATCAGACGGTATCAGCCAGGAAATGCTGCCTTCTGAGGAATTCAAAGTCAAGTTCTCCGCCAAATGATAATCGGCGAGGCAGTTCTCCTTTAAGAACTGCCTCTTTTTTTATACTTGAAAATGAGGTTTGACAACCTCAACGGGTTTAACAATGGATTCACTGACAGCAGGAAAAAACCCGGCACTTCGCGCGACAATGACATTTTTGGGCGGGCGCGACGGATCAGGCTGAGTACTCACGCTTTTCTTGAACGCGTCAAACAATTCCTGGCAATTTCCCTTTTTTTCTCCATACTGTTCTTCTGCATCAAATTTAACACAATCCTTTTGTTGGCGTTTGAAATAAATTTGATGATAAGGATCGCTCCCTTTCGCTTCACCTTCAACGGGAAAGGTAATCAGATTATGCTCGCCCAAATCATTAAGCGTCAGGTTTTTAAGTTTGGACGCCGGAATTTGGTCGACCAGAAATGGCGTTTCAGTATCAATAAAGGCGGAATGCTTGCCATTGCTTCGATCGATTTGGCGAATAGCCTCCTGATGCCCCTCTACCTCAACGGCTTTGTAATAAACCGTTTCATTACTTTGTTCAAATAAAGTGGTTTTTTTTGCCCCACGAAGATGTTCTTCAGCTACCATGTTCGTCAAAGGTCCGCATAGCCCATTCTCTTCGTCTTTATTCAAAGCATGCAGCATGTCGCCTTGAGATACAAAAGGCTGCTGGGCAGGTGATGAGGCATGGGCTCCTTTTTCGCGTTTAAACAAGGAAAACATAAACATCCTTAACATAAAATTAACAACCTTGGTATTTTATACCGATTGCTGCCTTTTATCCAAATAGCAGGCAGATAACAGGCCTCATTGCAAGTGGGCATAAAATTCGGCAAAGCGTTCCTTATCGTGTCTGGACATGCGCTGAATGCCATAACGTGCTTTCCAGATTTGGCGAATGGCCAGTTCCATGCGGGAACGAGTGGCTTTCAACGCAATGGCCCATAGATGTGCAATAAAAGCGCAGCCTCGTGTTTTGGTGTCGATATCCAGCCAATAAAGCGCCTGCTTGAATCGCTTCAAGTCGTCTTTTTTGAGTAAATAGGCCATGCGCGAATCCGGCGTAAGTAAGCCTCGACGCGTTAACAGTTTCCTTAGGAACGAATGGAATCGTGCCGAATCGCGGCGATGGCCGCCATAATGGACATTAATCGATTTGAAATACACTTTAAGCGGGTGTTGTGTCGAGGAAAAGGCCTGCATCTCATCCAGAATAGCTACAAGGGTTTGTTGGATATGACGCACCTGGCGTTGTTTTGGAAAAATTAAATAGTCCAGTTCTGCATCCAGAAGCAAGTATTGTATTAGGGGGGGATTTTCCCTGCCTTGAGGCAACCAGCGGATCGCTGCCCTGTAATACCTTTTTTTATCCATCATGGCTAAGCTGCAAGGGGCTGTATTTAAAATTATAGCCCTGGCAAAGCGTCATCCGCTTCGTAATTCAAGGAGAAAGCTGCATCTCTGAGTCATTGCATGCTGTGATGGTGCAAAAGCCCTTGGTTACTAACTCAAAGCCGATTTCCAAACGGGTAAACAAGGCCTTTAAATGGTTTTTAAGCGGCACCATGGCTTCCCTGTCTGCACCCTCAGTAAAAAAATTCAGCAATTGGATGACGGCTTCTTCCTGTTTTTCTTTTCCAGGCATTTCCAGAGTCAGAAATAATTGACTTTGCGGCGGCAGGTGAAGTTTATAAAGGGTTGAATGCAGTTGCAGCACGCGTTGGGCCAGCAGGCAGAGCGCCTGTAATTCCTGATTGTAGTGAATCAATTCCGTAAGTCCGTCCTCAACCACACGAAGTAACAGGCCCTGATAGCCTGCATTATCAGGGAAAATCTTGATAATCTGATGGACGATGGCTTCATCCAGCGTTTTAATCGTTTGAGCAAATGATAACGTCACCAGCGGCAATGCCTGCTGTAGTTTGAGCTTACCAGGTTCCACGGCCGGCTTAAAAAACCAGTTGGCGGTCGAGACAAGGAGGCCTGGCATCCAGGGTGCGGGGCTTTTGGGCGTTTCACGGGACCACAGTAATTCTTTTTTTATTTGAGCAGAAGCATGGTCCAGCACCATTTGAAAGGCGCCGGAATAATCCGAAAGAATGGTGGTCAAGGTTAATTTTGGATTCGCGAGTGAGTACTCCAGGGTGCGTAACTGCTCCATCCCCGCTTTCACACGCGCCTTTTCGAGTTGGAGACGCTTAAGGGTCTTAAGGGCGGTGCAATCCTCGCTTATCACACCATGCAATTGGGCCAGTTTGCCCTGATGCGTTTTCTTTTGATGAGCAACAGGCTGGTATTTTTGTTGGAAAGCCTGAAACCAGCACGGCGGTTGCTGATGGAGCAGGACTTCCTCCTGCACAGGCGATTTTTGATCCCCCTGCGGGACCAACTGTAGCCATAGTTCATGAGCGGTTTTCAATAATTTCAACGCCTCACTGGCGATGTTTTGTAATGGAATAAAACGCGAAGCCAGTGTTCTATTCAGGGTGCTCAGGTTGGATACGGTCGCGGTTAACAGTTTCAGTAACAGGTAAAAGACCAGGCATAATTTTCTTGCCTCATCCCTGTCCTGGTAGGCTTCAGGCTTCAGGCTTAACCATCGGTTTAAGTGATCAATCAGTTCGAAAGCGCCCTGTGCCGGGTTCTCTCGCGGCGTGGCATAAAGCCTGGTGATGATGGCTTCAAGGGGCTTTAAGCACAGGCTTTCTGCACCCGTGGTGTCTTTGAGTGTTTGCAGGTAATCGCTTAACCGTAATTTTGCGAATAACAACATGCCGAAAGAACGGCCATTGTATAGATCGAGCGTTTTGAATAGACCATAAGGCGCTTCGTTTAAATGAGTGTCAATTAACGACGGCTCTACGCCTTTCTCCTTCAGGTAATCAACCAGCAGCAGGGCCGATTTCAGCAGGTGTTGTTCTTTCATGGCCGCATCCTGCCCTCGCCAATGACAAAAGGATGACCAATAAGTTGACATTTTTTGATCGTCTGGCATACATGCGCTTATCCGGGGGGATAATCAATCCCAGGCCATAAATTCTTCTATTTGAGTATCATAAAACTGCTTAAGCCGGCGTTTAATGGAACCGGTTTTACCGGCAGACTCGGGATGCAGCGCGTCATCGAGGCTCACAAAGTGATAACCGTTCTGACGATAAAGGTTAATAATATCCGGCAGGGCGTAAGCATTCAGCAGGTTGGCGTGGATCAATAAAATCTGGGGTTGATCCGGTTTGTGAATAACCCGGTTGTGTTCTTCGGCTTTGAGCGTCTGCTCCCAGATAAAATCGATATAACAGGGTTTAAGCACCCCCATAAAAAAGCGGCGCTCTTTTTCAGGAACCGACATTAACAATTGGTTAAAAACAAAATCACGGCTGTCGATCGTGATCGGAGCCACATGGTAATGTTTTTTAGCGAGGTAATTCATCACACGTTCTTTTTTTTCACCCTGCCCCACCACCAGGTAAGGAAAGCGGAAATATTTAGGGCGGGTTAACACCGGCTTTAAAATGTCATCGGCCTGTTTGATCTCGTCGATGTAGGCCTGGGTGTCCATGCGATTAAGATTAGCATGGGTCAGCGTGTGGTTACCGACGCCAAATCCTGAATCGCGAAACTTCTTGAGCATGGGCATGTTGCCCTCGGTGACTTCGCTGGCAATAACAAACCCTGTCACAGGCACACCATTCGCCGTTAATGTTTCAATGATTTTATTAAGATGGAAATTTTTGCTTTCACCGACAAAAGGAAGATCATCGATAGTAATCGCCACCGCACGCTGAGCCTGAGTGATTTTGGTCGTTAAACACAACAGTAAGCCCATCATTAATAAGGTTTTTTTAAAAAACAATCTATTCATCCGCTCGTGTTAGGTTAATCGACTGCACTGCTTTAAATCAGAGATCAATGCCAAAATGACCAAATAATACCATATAAGCCAACAATTATACATATTGGATTTTTTTAAGAAGAGACCCTGGCAGCGTGATTTCCTGCCAGGTCACGATTCTATCCGCATTAAACGCTGAAATGCTCATCATCATCGCTGTCGTGCTGCTCCACGACGGCATTGGCATCGTCCTTTATTTTCCCCAGCTGATCTTTCAGGGCATGCAAATGGTCAACCGCATCACTGTCTATTGGCAAAGGCCTAGCCACAATAACCTGGGCTTCACGCGCCGCTTTCAGTATACGTGCCGATTCAAGCATGGCGGTAGCAAAACTTTCATTGAACTCACTCATGATACTGGACTGGTTAAAGGTGTCGACGGAGTGCTCAACCACCAGATTGATGGCTTGGTTCTTGCCGATAATATTGATGACTTTTTTTACCCGATCGTAGGCATCATCGCAGGTGTGCAGGGGTTTTCCGGTCGTGAGATCAAGCTCCATCAATTGCGAGTCGTCATTGCTGCTTAATACCTTACTGGTGACGGTTTCCTTTTGCATGGACACAACGACTTGCCTGTACAAATCGCTTGTCGAAGCATGGACCGGAACATGGGCACCGTAATCGGGATTGTACTGCGTATCAAGGTAGTGTTTGAACCCATTGGCCGCTTCCTTAAATTCCGCTAATTTTTCACTTAAAGCTATGTTTTTAGCGTAATCGTCAAATATTTTAAAAAAATTCTTCTCGGGTGCGGCGGGAAATTTGGTTTGCAAATGCGTCAATAGTGCACCCGAAATATCATCATCAGCCCCCGGGTTATGTTGCGTCTCATAAAGAGTAATTTCTTTCGTCAATGCGGCGACAAATGCATCCGTCTTATCCCGGTAGGCACAGGCTTCGATCGCGTGCTGCACGTAGGCATTGACCCAGGGATAATGGCCAAGCGCCTCCTGCACATCCGCCAGGGCAGGATTAGGCCCCAGAGCCTGCAGTTCGGTGCTGCAGGCGAGAATTTGTTGATCCAGCAGGTCGGTGCGAAGATTTTTTACCGTATCGGCCAACTGGCTGTTTTGATCCAGGACTAATTTCACACCCTGATAAGTCAGGTTGGCCGCATTTTGCTGGGAATGACGCGCATAGGCTTCCACCAGGTGCTGTTTAGCCAGGGCCTCGTTCATGCCCACCAACTCGTTAAATTTGGTGCGCATGTCGCTGGGCTTGACCTTAAAGGCCTGAATTTCCTCGACGCTAAAAAAGGGAATATTGTCCGCATGCTGCCGCCAGCGAACCAGGTTATCGAATCCGTTGTGGCCGCACTCCACGGAATCGGCGAGCATGATGCCGTCATCTAACAGAAAATCGCGGAATTCATTGGTAAAGGCCGCACTGTAACAGGAACCAAAAATGGCAGCCCCCGTATTCATGCCTTTGTCTTCCAGTTTGGCAATGATAGCCTGAACGGTTTTTTTCTTAAGGCCACTTGTCTCTTCATCCACCTGACCATTAAACCCGCCGCCGTGACCGCCGCCCAAATAAAAAACACTGACATGGCGATTTTGCTCATAGTCCTCCAATTTACCTAAAATATAGGCTTCTGCATCCTCCTTGTTGTGATCCAGATGCAGAATCAAATGATCCCCAGTGTTTTGACGAGCGGAGGCGTAAACAAAATCCCTGACACTCGTTTCCCGCAGCAGACTGGCAGGAATGGCTTCATTGTTATTCAGCTTGGTCTGAAATTCTTTCAATTTCGCGGGTGAAGCGTCGTTAATGACCAGCGGTTTTTTAAACTGGCATAAGGCAATGATCGACGCGACTTCCGAGTCCGTCAGCGCAGACACATTGCGAATGATGAGGGCTGATTTATCCACTTGATTCTCCTTTTTTTTCGCCATTCCATAACACCCCTTTTCGGGGTGCAGGCTTATACAAAGCGGTTACTTTGGCCGACAGGCGAGCTGTTCTCAGTCTTTTTCGATTGATTCTGGTAAAAAGAATAGGGATTGTGATTGGGGTACTCCCCCTTCACCAGTGCTTCGTAACGTTGCTTTACCCTCCCCATAAAACTTAATTCTTTTTGCTCGTCAGCCTCAAATTTCACTTTTTGGCCCAGCGTTTCAAAAAGCATCTGGGCGACTTTGTCTGCCCCGGTTAGACCAGACAGACTCGAATCATCCAATCTCACGCTTTCGAGCTTTGGCGTATTGAGTTGTTTTAAGAATTGCTCAAGCGTGTGTAAATCCATTTTTTGCAGCGAATTATTGGCCAGATCAAACATCAACAGTCCGCTTTGGGCTAAGGCGTTGGCGATTGCCAGTAAATCTTCCGCCTTGTTTGCGCCTAAATTGTTGACACATAAAATCAATTTTTTAATGTTGGAATCTTTAAATGCCGCAATCAACTGGGCCAGATCCGCTTTCAGAAAACTCAGACCATTGTGCGATAAATCGACGGATTCAATGCCTGGTGCATACTGCTTGATGGCTTCCACCATGGCAACTAATTCCGAAATGGTTCTCTTTCCAAGTTTCGAACCAGCCAAATCCAGCGTCTTGTCAGATCCTTCCTCTTTCTTTTCCCCTTGAGTCGGATTCATAAAAAAATGTTTAATTTGTTCGTCAAGGGGGGTATCGGCTTTTAACTCAATCTTCATGTGATCCTCACAATAAAGTAATGTAATAGTCTATGGTAAACCGGACTTTATAAAATACAAGCCTGTTTGCGTAGGAATATGCCAAAATCAAGCGGCTTTTTTTGAGGATTGGTGGTAATCTCTTTTTTATTTACCTGACTGTTTCAGCACGTGGTTCATTCCGTTTTTGAAATTCGCGGCCTGCATTGTGAATTGGTCCGCAAACCCATTAAAAATTTACACCTGCGTGTCTACCCCCCGGATGGACGCATTCAGGTTAG
This Legionella sp. MW5194 DNA region includes the following protein-coding sequences:
- a CDS encoding MFS transporter; the encoded protein is MPVNTRPFVSLQSLKHCGWIACLYFFQSLPYMVVATMAALCYQHYGLGNATATLLTSLFMLPWCIKPVFAPILEKQSNKKTNLLIIQGGLVSVVFLLALTTNSSFFLPLSIPAFLVLALLSSMNDILSDGLYLSHLPEREQKRYIGLRSGFYQLGRMTVKGGLLTLAVFLASRTALPVWSLFFSLLTLLLVTFVLLHALFIPNGHQSLPVPQKTDLGLQALFLQKKWHSPLFFIFIYNLTDAQIQKMLPLYLVDPQGMGLSLPQFGMLYGIFGSLALISGISVAGYLSSRWGTSSCLKKLTFLMIPGHLCFFLMTHVHAHPLLWGFVLLGQLIAGLLSGAYMTYLLRVANQSPYPMSMYTLCTSIMALSYIVFGALSGFIQHLMGYSGFFLAMLSASSFPLLNTCKMLRQPLPMSPDQSGQGLRQSR
- a CDS encoding NAD(P)-dependent alcohol dehydrogenase, translated to MIPVKGYAAQTAKAPLTPYAFERREVGEQDVLIDIQFCGICHSDIHQAREEWGGALFPMVPGHEIIGVVSQIGAKVTRFKVGERVGVGCFVDSCRRCVNCQDGLEQFCSEGMTTTYNNMERDGSRLTQGGYSSRIVVDEHYVLRIPDNLPPDAAAPLLCAGITLYSPLKHWKAGPGKKVAILGLGGLGHIGVKIAHALGAEVSVLSHSLSKANDAKRLGADAFYATTDAKTFTQLAGTFDLMINTVSAKINWNDYLKLLKRDGTMVIVGIPEHDIPVKALSLIGGRKSLAGSLIGGIQETQEMLNFCGQHQIVCDIERISIQQVNEAYERVIKSDVRYRFVIDMASL
- a CDS encoding NAD(P)/FAD-dependent oxidoreductase, whose protein sequence is MNPDILVIGAGPIGLLSAIEAKLHNPEAEVVIFERNKEYTRHHTLLVDRRAFNGSHP
- a CDS encoding polysaccharide deacetylase family protein is translated as MMGLLLCLTTKITQAQRAVAITIDDLPFVGESKNFHLNKIIETLTANGVPVTGFVIASEVTEGNMPMLKKFRDSGFGVGNHTLTHANLNRMDTQAYIDEIKQADDILKPVLTRPKYFRFPYLVVGQGEKKERVMNYLAKKHYHVAPITIDSRDFVFNQLLMSVPEKERRFFMGVLKPCYIDFIWEQTLKAEEHNRVIHKPDQPQILLIHANLLNAYALPDIINLYRQNGYHFVSLDDALHPESAGKTGSIKRRLKQFYDTQIEEFMAWD